A region from the Phaenicophaeus curvirostris isolate KB17595 chromosome 3, BPBGC_Pcur_1.0, whole genome shotgun sequence genome encodes:
- the ZHX2 gene encoding zinc fingers and homeoboxes protein 2: protein MASKRKSTTPCMVRTSEVLEREGTEGGEGPKEKAASAPQQDSKKNWPSESSVKDCEVVEAKPQGENQSKKPQGGYECKYCPYSTQNLNEFTEHVDTQHPNVILNPLYVCAECNFTTKKYDSLSDHNTKYHPGETNFKLKLIKRNNQTVLEQSIETTANDATVTTGGLEKVECDDSLHVGIGASKTPATKLGKPKGETKKGSKKPEEGVTENHVDGTLPRIITEATEAIACINGDLLHDVLAHVMPSVQLPPNINLVPKVPVPLNSTKYNSALDTNATMINSFNKFPYPTQAELSWLTAASKHPEEQIRIWFATQRLKHGISWSPEEVEEARKKMFNGTIQAVPQTITVLPAPLTTAKMPQPILQTALPCQILGQTGLVLTPVSNGSTVSCSPITLAVAPNQGQKRTIQTLPSAPEAKRPHVVQVPEIPAKLTAVPLTPASERKKTKEQIAELKASFMASQFPDDAEVYRLIEATGLSRSEIKKWFSDHRYRSQRGIVHIPGDALGKDQIAPSAGRHGRSFHPYTDFTSQRFKEKTQEQLRALEESFLRCSFPTQGELDRLRVETKLSRREIDSWFSERRKIRDSMEQAVLDSMGSYRKIKEQGTPNGAISQAELLSSSQLPGALSGSSTTFKKTQEQIHLLKSTFARTQWPSPQEYDQLASQTGLTRTEIVRWFKENRSSLRTGSLKWIEQYQQQHVVDSHNEQSQKKGSKRVESPKNGNEVSQQHCQENKKLNEENGGKLVVRAKRDCEPLKDSLLGNQAESTERLESNSHDGHGSEENGEQAEVNWVEVTVGEDDAASDCTDNWSHTAPEGQGELADFDSESISGDNSHV from the coding sequence ATGGCTAGCAAAAGAAAGTCGACAACTCCCTGTATGGTGCGAACTTCTGAAGTCCTGGAGCGGGAAGGCACTGAGGGTGGAGAGGGTCCTAAAGAGAAGGCGGCTAGTGCACCACAGCAGGACTCTAAAAAAAATTGGCCTTCCGAAAGCTCAGTCAAAGACTGCGAAGTTGTTGAGGCAAAGCCCCAAGGTGAAAATCAGTCTAAGAAACCCCAGGGTGGCTATGAGTGTAAATACTGCCCTTATTCAACGCAGAACTTAAATGAATTTACAGAGCATGTTGACACTCAGCATCCAAATGTCATTCTCAACCCCCTGTATGTCTGTGCTGAATGCAACTTCACAACCAAAAAATACGATTCTTTATCTGACCACAACACAAAATACCACCCGGGAGAAACTAactttaaactgaaattaattaaaCGCAATAATCAGACAGTTTTAGAACAGTCCATTGAGACCACTGCTAACGATGCCACTGTCACAACCGGGGGGCTAGAAAAGGTGGAGTGTGATGATTCCCTTCACGTGGGAATTGGTGCAAGTAAAACACCAGCGACAAAACTGGGAAAGCCTAAAGGGGAAACCAAGAAGGGCTCCAAAAAGCCAGAAGAAGGAGTTACAGAAAACCACGTGGATGGTACTCTCCCCCGCATCATAACTGAAGCCACTGAAGCTATTGCTTGTATAAATGGAGACCTTCTCCACGATGTGTTAGCCCATGTTATGCCCTCTGTAcagctgccaccaaatattAACCTTGTCCCTAAGGTTCCGGTACCTCTTAACAGTACCAAATACAACTCTGCACTGGACACTAATGCAACCATGATCAACTCCTTTAATAAATTTCCTTATCCAACACAAGCAGAGTTGTCATGGTTGACAGCAGCATCAAAACATCCGGAAGAACAAATCCGAATCTGGTTTGCTACGCAACGCTTGAAGCATGGTATAAGTTGGTCTCCTGAAGAAGTggaggaggcaagaaagaagaTGTTCAACGGTACTATCCAGGCAGTTCCCCAAACCATCACTGTCCTGCCAGCTCCTTTGACAACTGCAAAAATGCCCCAACCCATCCTCCAGACAGCTTTGCCTTGTCAGATACTGGGCCAGACTGGTCTGGTTTTGACTCCTGTGTCAAATGGTTCAACAGTTTCCTGTTCACCAATTACACTTGCGGTTGCCCCCAACCAGGGGCAGAAGAGGACAATACAGACCTTGCCAAGTGCCCCAGAAGCCAAACGTCCTCACGTAGTTCAGGTGCCTGAGATTCCTGCCAAGTTGACTGCTGTACCACTGACACCAGCCAGTGAGCGAAAAAAGACAAAGGAGCAAATAGCAGAGCTGAAGGCCAGTTTCATGGCAAGCCAGTTTCCTGACGACGCGGAAGTCTACCGGCTGATAGAGGCAACAGGTCTCTCTAGGAGTGAGATCAAGAAGTGGTTCAGTGACCACAGGTACAGAAGTCAAAGGGGCATTGTGCACATCCCTGGTGATGCTTTAGGAAAAGATCAAATAGCACCTTCAGCTGGTCGACATGGCCGTTCCTTCCACCCGTACACAGATTTTACTTCCCAGAGATTCAAAGAGAAAACCCAAGAGCAGCTTAGGGCCCTTGAGGAGAGTTTCCTCAGGTGTTCGTTTCCTACCCAAGGAGAGCTGGACAGGCTTCGAGTGGAGACCAAGCTGAGCAGGAGAGAGATAGATTCATGGTTCTCTGAGCGGAGAAAGATAAGAGACAGCATGGAGCAAGCTGTCTTGGACTCAATGGGATCATACAGGAAAATTAAAGAACAAGGAACTCCTAATGGTGCAATAAGCCAGGCAGAACTGCTAAGCAGCTCTCAGCTCCCCGGTGCTTTATCTGGGTCCTCCACCACGTTTAAGAAAACCCAAGAGCAGATTCATCTACTCAAAAGCACATTTGCAAGGACCCAGTGGCCATCACCCCAGGAATATGACCAGTTAGCGTCTCAGACTGGGCTCACAAGAACTGAAATAGTTCGTTGGTTCAAGGAAAACCGGTCTTCGCTAAGAACGGGATCACTTAAGTGGATTGAACAATACCAGCAGCAGCATGTTGTTGACAGTCATAATGAGCAAAGCCAGAAAAAGGGATCAAAGCGTGTTGAGAGTCCAAAGAATGGTAATGAGGTATCTCAGCAGCATTGTCAGGAGAATAAAAAACTGAATGAAGAGAATGGGGGGAAGCTAGTGGTGAGAGCAAAAAGAGACTGTGAACCCTTGAAAGACTCTTTGTTGGGGAATCAAGCAGAGAGTACAGAGAGGTTGGAGTCCAACAGCCATGATGGCCACGGCAGTGAGGAAAATGGGGAGCAGGCAGAGGTCAACTGGGTGGAGGTGACAGTGGGCGAGGATGATGCTGCATCAGACTGTACAGACAACTGGAGCCACACAGCACCTGAAGGCCAAGGAGAGCTGGCAGACTTTGACTCTGAAAGTATATCTGGAGATAATTCCCATGTATAG